From a region of the Xanthomonas rydalmerensis genome:
- a CDS encoding Tat pathway signal protein encodes MDRRDFLRQGLAVGAVAGVEALAGRAAAAPAAASATRATAPPQLQPLVADALAGHTLQCRFVEAGATWEVYEDLRQPDGDLTLRGPGGALVLGKRTEAVFPAAQAPYFGMALAEVAMADADLLADRLLRDGDPRADEVRDVAPPPASQLDPKDYNGRLPWTTFVGTRECADTMPVYPDGRTRCYRAIQSFPELGKDELVRRRSEGLLGGWMPAVRKVVPAGEGRYYDILLFADVLAEDRFVVQTWHRSALVEHGKVSKVVYGYSYPDYPPRRGPRSAEDFYRGLLAFAGYWQAQLADTVQAQTPDPSWRDMAHFAFARELVVRPGGTYPKYGAVDRDYYGNEYDGFQDTFTSSLYANLEWGRFAQAAAVLDGYFSDFVQADGMVNMRGAETGQFGLTLSLLARYLRYTGDAALLRKHRDKIAATAQVLAELHDASLRLPASAPGHGLIHGWNESDACLFPDPQVWWKPYYANSALAVRGWQDLALVWSGIAGPGGQAAAAQWQRRAQQLSAQLLRALRGNVRRDLQPPYIGPLPGVKLTFRQSLQQEHPSEQGWPHRAYAELLQADVLPDDLANLVIDCVRGHGGTSLGVVGNITAPAPEARDLLGFISYGYAQQLLRLDRIEEYLLFLYAHRYHVHTRGSWTAGEVTGITGGMPLFCIPAQMTIPLLLRWMLVFEDSAGEELFLARAVPRDWLGSGETIAIDAAPTRWGAVSLRLRADPAQRRIEGSVRLPAQRPARTWLTLRVPAGTRLQEVRLDGQPAALSGPRNERVLVPAGSAAMVSISAVYG; translated from the coding sequence ATGGATCGGAGAGATTTCCTGCGTCAGGGCCTGGCGGTCGGTGCGGTCGCCGGCGTGGAAGCACTGGCCGGGCGTGCCGCCGCGGCACCGGCGGCGGCCAGCGCCACGCGTGCGACAGCGCCGCCGCAACTGCAGCCATTGGTGGCCGATGCGCTCGCCGGGCATACCTTGCAGTGCCGTTTCGTCGAGGCCGGCGCGACCTGGGAGGTGTACGAAGACCTGCGCCAGCCCGATGGCGATCTGACCCTGCGCGGGCCGGGCGGGGCGCTGGTGCTGGGCAAGCGCACCGAAGCGGTGTTCCCGGCCGCGCAGGCGCCGTACTTCGGCATGGCCCTGGCCGAGGTGGCGATGGCCGACGCCGACCTGCTCGCCGATCGCCTGCTGCGCGACGGCGACCCGCGGGCCGATGAGGTGCGCGACGTCGCGCCGCCACCGGCCTCGCAACTGGATCCCAAGGACTACAACGGGCGCCTGCCGTGGACCACCTTCGTCGGCACCCGCGAATGCGCCGACACCATGCCGGTGTACCCGGACGGGCGCACCCGCTGTTATCGCGCCATCCAGTCGTTTCCCGAGCTGGGCAAGGACGAACTGGTGCGGCGCCGCAGCGAAGGCCTGCTCGGCGGCTGGATGCCGGCGGTGCGCAAGGTGGTGCCGGCCGGCGAGGGCCGCTACTACGACATCCTGCTGTTCGCGGACGTACTGGCCGAGGACCGCTTCGTGGTGCAGACCTGGCACCGCAGCGCGCTGGTCGAACACGGCAAGGTCAGCAAGGTGGTGTACGGCTACAGCTATCCCGACTACCCGCCGCGGCGCGGCCCGCGCAGCGCCGAGGACTTCTACCGCGGCCTGCTGGCCTTCGCCGGTTATTGGCAGGCGCAACTCGCCGACACCGTGCAGGCGCAGACCCCGGACCCGAGCTGGCGCGACATGGCGCACTTCGCCTTCGCCCGCGAGCTGGTGGTGCGTCCGGGCGGCACCTATCCCAAGTACGGCGCGGTGGATCGCGACTACTACGGCAACGAGTACGACGGCTTCCAGGACACCTTCACCAGTTCGCTGTACGCCAACCTCGAGTGGGGCCGCTTCGCCCAGGCGGCGGCGGTGCTGGACGGCTATTTCAGCGATTTCGTGCAGGCCGACGGCATGGTCAACATGCGCGGCGCGGAGACCGGCCAGTTCGGACTGACCCTGTCGCTGCTGGCGCGCTATCTGCGCTACACCGGCGATGCTGCGCTGCTGCGCAAGCACCGCGACAAGATCGCCGCCACCGCGCAGGTGCTGGCCGAACTGCACGACGCCAGCCTGCGTCTGCCGGCGTCGGCGCCAGGGCACGGCCTGATCCACGGCTGGAACGAATCCGATGCCTGCCTGTTCCCCGATCCGCAGGTGTGGTGGAAGCCGTACTACGCCAACAGCGCGCTGGCGGTGCGCGGCTGGCAGGACCTGGCCTTGGTGTGGAGCGGCATCGCCGGGCCTGGCGGGCAGGCCGCCGCGGCGCAGTGGCAGCGCCGCGCGCAGCAACTGTCGGCACAACTGCTGCGCGCCCTGCGCGGCAACGTGCGCCGCGATCTGCAGCCGCCCTATATCGGCCCGTTGCCCGGAGTGAAGCTCACCTTCCGCCAGTCGCTGCAGCAGGAGCACCCCAGCGAGCAGGGCTGGCCGCATCGCGCCTACGCCGAACTGCTGCAGGCCGACGTGCTGCCCGACGACCTGGCGAACCTAGTCATCGACTGCGTGCGCGGCCACGGCGGCACCAGCCTCGGCGTGGTCGGCAACATCACCGCGCCGGCGCCGGAGGCGCGCGACCTGCTCGGCTTCATCTCCTATGGCTACGCGCAGCAGTTGTTGCGCCTGGACCGGATCGAGGAATACCTGCTGTTCCTGTACGCGCACCGCTACCACGTACATACCCGCGGCAGTTGGACCGCGGGCGAGGTCACCGGCATCACCGGCGGCATGCCGCTGTTCTGCATCCCCGCGCAGATGACCATTCCGCTGCTGCTGCGCTGGATGCTGGTGTTCGAGGACAGCGCCGGCGAGGAACTGTTCCTGGCGCGGGCGGTGCCGCGCGACTGGCTGGGCAGCGGCGAGACGATCGCGATCGACGCCGCGCCGACCCGCTGGGGTGCGGTGTCGCTGCGCTTGCGCGCCGATCCGGCGCAGCGCCGCATCGAGGGCAGCGTGCGCTTGCCGGCGCAGCGGCCGGCGCGCACCTGGCTGACCCTGCGGGTGCCGGCCGGCACCCGCCTGCAGGAGGTGCGGCTGGACGGGCAGCCGGCGGCGCTGTCCGGGCCGCGCAACGAGCGCGTGCTGGTCCCGGCCGGCAGCGCGGCGATGGTGTCGATTTCGGCCGTCTACGGCTGA
- a CDS encoding flagellar basal body protein, with amino-acid sequence MTAIAPSSSIALSGMRAATSGLQVRANNIANLSTDGFQRSVPVNQATAGGGVVGQVQQADGQGSDLVDDMVGTLTERTAFQANARVLRAADDTIGSLLDVLA; translated from the coding sequence ATGACCGCCATCGCTCCCAGTTCCTCGATCGCGCTGTCCGGCATGCGCGCCGCGACGTCCGGGCTGCAGGTGCGCGCCAACAACATCGCCAATCTCTCCACCGATGGCTTCCAGCGTTCCGTGCCGGTGAACCAGGCCACCGCCGGTGGCGGCGTTGTAGGCCAGGTGCAGCAGGCCGACGGGCAGGGCAGCGATCTGGTCGACGACATGGTCGGCACCCTGACCGAGCGCACCGCGTTCCAGGCAAATGCGCGGGTCTTGCGCGCGGCCGACGACACTATTGGCAGCCTGCTCGACGTGCTCGCCTAA
- a CDS encoding S9 family peptidase, with product MNKFVASLIVALACCAGAAQAAPSVADYQRSLGLREAWIGLTENVTWPAQWRDDGAFYYRKTVPGGFAFVGEDVASQRKQPAFDQQRVARALSAATGTAYSALRLPFARFAYAAEGGQPQAAIAFELDEAPWRCTLTTYVCARADSGPQPRPRGFGVVRDLSVPADATPRRSPDGRWEAYVDGNAVMLRALADGHTLRLADDGRSDDFYDPETIAWAPDSQRLALYRVRPGFARRVTRVEAAPPSGGQPVVRTQLYPKPGDAVDIERPVLFDLGALANGGAPKRLAIDDALFANPYQLSPIQWRRDSASFVFDYVQRGFQRMRAIAVDAATGKAHVAVGEDAKTFVYADRSYHHDVDGLGKEILWISERDGWRHLYLFDGSNGRIKAQITKGEWIVRDVLRVDDAQRRIWFTASGMDAGKDPYYRQLFAVDFDGSHLTRLTEADADHDVAIAADGRHYVDVYSRPDMAPVMELHAIDGKLLQVVERGDIRKLQAAGWRAPQTFVAKGRDGKTEIWGMVVRPRDYDPHKKYPVIENIYAGPHDSFVPKTFWPFGYHSGGDKQIGMQAQADLGFIVVMIDGMGTANRSKAFHDVAWKNLGDSGFPDRIAWHKALAAQDPSYDIGRVGIYGASAGGQSTLGALERHPDFYKVGVAYAGCYDNRMDKISWNEQWMGWPVDASYALASGVDNAAKLRGDLLLIVGEQDSNVDPASTAQVVDALIKAGKDFDLLVVPGGEHTVGRSTGPIDYVQRRQYDFFVRHLLGEPTPAWNRL from the coding sequence ATGAACAAGTTCGTCGCCTCTCTCATCGTCGCCCTGGCGTGCTGCGCCGGCGCCGCACAGGCCGCGCCCAGCGTCGCCGACTACCAGCGTTCGCTGGGCCTGCGCGAGGCCTGGATCGGCCTGACCGAGAACGTGACCTGGCCAGCGCAATGGCGCGACGACGGCGCGTTCTACTACCGCAAGACCGTGCCGGGCGGCTTCGCCTTCGTGGGCGAGGACGTGGCCAGCCAGCGCAAGCAGCCGGCGTTCGACCAGCAGCGAGTGGCGCGCGCGCTGAGCGCGGCGACCGGCACCGCCTATTCGGCGCTACGCCTGCCGTTCGCACGCTTCGCCTATGCCGCCGAGGGCGGCCAGCCGCAGGCGGCGATCGCCTTCGAGCTCGACGAAGCGCCGTGGCGCTGCACCCTCACCACCTACGTCTGCGCCCGCGCCGATAGCGGCCCGCAGCCGCGACCGCGGGGCTTTGGCGTGGTGCGCGACCTCAGCGTGCCGGCCGACGCCACTCCGCGGCGCTCGCCTGACGGACGTTGGGAGGCCTATGTCGACGGCAACGCGGTGATGCTGCGTGCGCTGGCCGACGGGCACACGCTGCGCCTGGCCGACGATGGCCGCAGCGACGATTTCTACGATCCGGAAACCATCGCCTGGGCGCCGGATTCGCAGCGGCTGGCGCTGTACCGGGTGCGGCCCGGCTTCGCCCGCCGCGTCACCCGGGTGGAGGCGGCACCGCCTAGCGGCGGCCAGCCGGTAGTGCGCACCCAACTGTATCCCAAGCCCGGCGACGCGGTGGACATCGAGCGGCCGGTGCTGTTCGACCTCGGCGCGCTGGCAAACGGCGGCGCGCCCAAGCGGCTGGCCATCGACGATGCCTTGTTCGCCAACCCCTACCAGCTCTCGCCGATCCAGTGGCGCCGCGACAGCGCCAGTTTCGTGTTCGATTACGTGCAACGCGGTTTCCAGCGCATGCGCGCGATCGCGGTGGACGCGGCCACGGGCAAGGCGCACGTGGCGGTGGGCGAGGACGCGAAGACCTTCGTCTACGCCGACCGCAGCTACCACCACGATGTCGATGGCCTGGGCAAGGAGATCCTTTGGATCTCCGAGCGCGACGGCTGGCGCCACCTGTACCTGTTCGACGGCAGCAACGGCCGCATCAAGGCGCAGATCACCAAGGGCGAGTGGATCGTGCGCGACGTGCTGCGCGTGGACGATGCGCAGCGGCGCATCTGGTTCACCGCCAGCGGCATGGATGCGGGCAAGGATCCCTATTATCGGCAATTGTTCGCGGTGGATTTCGACGGCAGCCACCTGACCCGGCTGACCGAGGCCGATGCCGACCACGACGTGGCCATCGCCGCCGACGGCCGCCATTACGTGGACGTGTACTCGCGTCCGGACATGGCGCCGGTGATGGAGCTGCATGCCATCGACGGCAAGCTGCTGCAGGTGGTGGAGCGCGGTGACATCCGCAAGCTGCAGGCCGCCGGCTGGCGCGCGCCGCAGACCTTCGTGGCCAAGGGCCGCGACGGCAAGACCGAGATCTGGGGCATGGTGGTGCGGCCGCGCGACTACGACCCGCACAAGAAGTACCCGGTGATCGAGAACATCTACGCCGGCCCGCACGATTCCTTCGTGCCCAAGACCTTCTGGCCGTTCGGCTACCACTCCGGCGGCGACAAGCAGATCGGCATGCAGGCGCAGGCCGACTTGGGCTTCATCGTGGTGATGATCGACGGCATGGGCACCGCCAACCGCTCCAAGGCCTTCCACGACGTGGCCTGGAAGAACCTCGGCGATTCCGGCTTCCCCGACCGCATCGCCTGGCACAAGGCGCTGGCGGCGCAGGATCCGTCCTACGACATCGGCCGTGTCGGCATCTACGGCGCGTCGGCCGGTGGGCAGAGCACGCTGGGCGCGCTGGAGCGGCACCCGGACTTCTACAAAGTGGGCGTGGCCTATGCCGGGTGCTACGACAACCGCATGGACAAGATCAGCTGGAACGAGCAATGGATGGGCTGGCCGGTGGACGCCAGCTATGCGCTTGCCTCCGGCGTGGACAACGCGGCCAAGTTGCGCGGCGACCTGCTGCTGATCGTCGGCGAGCAGGACAGCAACGTCGACCCGGCCTCGACCGCGCAGGTGGTGGACGCCTTGATCAAGGCCGGCAAGGATTTCGACCTATTGGTCGTGCCTGGCGGCGAGCACACCGTCGGCCGCTCCACCGGTCCCATCGATTACGTCCAGCGGCGGCAGTACGACTTCTTCGTGCGGCATCTGCTTGGAGAGCCGACGCCGGCGTGGAATCGGCTGTAG